The Bryobacteraceae bacterium genome includes a window with the following:
- a CDS encoding glycosyl hydrolase encodes MALAAACALAAQQIKTGEWVPMFNGKNLDGWKANENPQAWEVVIEDGQPAIKTTGYRSHLFWMVEECEDCEFKADFKVTDGSNSGMYFRAAFEPGWPKGYEAQVNATHKDPVKTGSLYNFHKNFESPTKPGEWGTQHIIVRGNHIVIKVNDKVITDFVDGKNTYQKGWLALQGHDPQSTTYYRNLYYKRLPKN; translated from the coding sequence ATGGCGCTGGCCGCCGCCTGCGCGCTCGCCGCCCAGCAGATCAAGACCGGCGAATGGGTGCCGATGTTCAACGGCAAAAACCTCGACGGGTGGAAGGCGAACGAGAACCCGCAGGCCTGGGAAGTGGTCATCGAAGACGGCCAGCCGGCCATCAAGACGACCGGCTACCGCAGCCACCTCTTCTGGATGGTGGAGGAGTGCGAAGACTGCGAATTCAAGGCTGATTTCAAGGTCACCGACGGAAGCAATTCCGGGATGTACTTCCGCGCGGCGTTCGAGCCGGGCTGGCCGAAAGGCTACGAGGCGCAGGTCAACGCGACCCACAAAGACCCGGTGAAGACGGGAAGCCTGTACAACTTCCATAAGAACTTCGAGAGCCCGACGAAGCCGGGCGAGTGGGGCACGCAGCACATCATCGTGCGCGGCAACCACATTGTGATCAAGGTCAACGACAAGGTGATCACGGATTTCGTCGACGGGAAGAACACCTACCAGAAAGGCTGGCTTGCGCTGCAGGGGCACGACCCGCAGTCGACGACGTATTACCGCAATCTGTATTACAAGCGGCTTCCGAAGAACTAG
- the pfkA gene encoding ATP-dependent 6-phosphofructokinase — protein sequence MPAILLECRGGYPGVRLRYTHGHMDSKIAYVERLGDARIPSPLPSRDIDPEHPNPFVADSHYIPLHITRYEGQDRPGNILFEKAGPRERIFFEPERTAAAIVTCGGLCPGLNNVIRSLVFSLRSQYGVTRIFGMRYGYHGLNPANGFPPMELTAELVSDIHEQGGTILGTSRGPEDPEVMVRFLRDLGVNILFPIGGDGTQRGARKIHEAACELKYPLAVVGIPKTIDNDILYVSRTFGYGTAVNAARHVIDVAHTEARAVLNGVGLVKLMGRDSGFIAAGATLASGEVNYCLIPEQPFELDGERGLLAVLEQRLARKHHAVIVVAEGAGQHLIPRESVEKDASGNVKHADIGVFLRDRITAHFRAKSIPVNVRYIDPSYMIRGLPADTEDSILCDGLARNAVHAAMTGRSGLIIGLVHNRMVHVPTHMITTGRKTVSLDGELWKSVLAVTGQPAGWK from the coding sequence ATGCCCGCCATTCTACTGGAGTGCAGAGGCGGATATCCGGGCGTCCGGCTGCGTTACACTCACGGTCACATGGACTCGAAGATCGCTTACGTCGAACGCCTGGGCGATGCGCGCATCCCTTCTCCGCTTCCCTCGCGCGACATCGACCCCGAGCATCCCAATCCGTTTGTCGCCGACAGCCACTACATCCCGCTCCACATCACGCGCTACGAGGGGCAGGACCGGCCCGGCAATATCCTGTTCGAAAAAGCCGGCCCGCGCGAGCGCATCTTCTTCGAGCCCGAGCGGACCGCGGCCGCCATCGTCACCTGCGGCGGTCTGTGCCCGGGGCTGAACAACGTCATCCGGAGCCTTGTCTTCAGCCTGCGCTCGCAGTATGGCGTCACCCGGATTTTCGGCATGCGGTACGGCTACCACGGGCTGAATCCGGCCAACGGATTTCCGCCGATGGAGCTCACAGCCGAGCTGGTCAGCGACATTCACGAGCAGGGCGGAACGATTCTCGGCACGTCGCGCGGACCGGAAGACCCGGAAGTGATGGTGCGCTTCCTGCGCGATCTGGGCGTCAACATTCTCTTCCCCATCGGCGGAGACGGCACGCAGCGCGGCGCCCGGAAAATTCATGAAGCGGCCTGCGAACTGAAATACCCGCTGGCCGTGGTCGGCATTCCGAAGACCATTGACAACGACATCCTCTATGTGAGCCGCACGTTCGGCTACGGCACGGCGGTCAACGCCGCGCGCCACGTCATCGACGTCGCCCACACCGAGGCGCGCGCCGTGCTGAACGGCGTCGGCCTGGTCAAGCTGATGGGGCGCGACTCGGGCTTCATCGCCGCGGGCGCCACGCTGGCAAGCGGCGAAGTGAACTACTGCCTCATTCCGGAGCAGCCCTTCGAACTCGACGGCGAGCGCGGGCTGCTCGCCGTGCTCGAGCAGCGGCTGGCCCGGAAACATCACGCCGTGATTGTCGTGGCCGAGGGCGCGGGCCAGCACCTGATTCCGCGGGAATCCGTCGAAAAAGACGCGTCAGGCAACGTCAAACACGCCGACATCGGAGTCTTTCTGCGCGACCGGATTACGGCCCATTTCCGGGCAAAATCCATTCCCGTCAACGTCCGCTACATCGACCCGAGCTACATGATCCGCGGACTGCCGGCCGACACGGAGGATTCGATCCTGTGCGACGGCCTCGCGCGCAACGCCGTCCACGCCGCCATGACCGGCCGCAGCGGCCTCATCATCGGACTGGTCCACAACCGCATGGTTCATGTCCCGACGCACATGATCACGACCGGCCGCAAGACTGTCAGCCTCGACGGCGAGCTGTGGAAATCCGTTCTTGCGGTTACGGGGCAGCCGGCGGGGTGGAAATAG
- the fabI gene encoding enoyl-[acyl-carrier-protein] reductase [NADH] FabI, producing the protein MPQLLKERTALVLGLANRWSLAYAIARAFRREGAQLILTYQGDRQQETVEDLARELGAARVLSCDVTQEADIERLSEMLRAEGEDLHAVVHSIAFANKDDLARPFYMTSREGFLLAHEISCYSLVAVARAVTPVMRQGGSITTLTYLGSQRVLPNYNVMGVAKAALEASVRYLASELGPQQIRVNAISAGPIKTASARGIKDFSKILDAVTEKAPLRRPTEPDEVADAAVFLASHLGRGVTGNILYVDSGYQIMGI; encoded by the coding sequence ATGCCGCAGTTGTTGAAAGAGCGCACCGCGCTTGTGCTTGGACTCGCCAACCGCTGGTCGCTGGCCTACGCCATCGCCCGCGCCTTCCGCCGCGAAGGCGCGCAGCTCATCCTCACCTATCAGGGCGACCGGCAGCAGGAAACCGTCGAGGATCTGGCCCGCGAACTCGGCGCCGCCCGCGTCCTGTCCTGCGACGTCACGCAGGAAGCCGACATCGAACGCCTTTCCGAGATGCTGCGCGCCGAGGGCGAAGACCTGCATGCCGTGGTTCACTCCATCGCCTTCGCCAACAAGGACGATCTGGCCCGGCCGTTTTACATGACCTCGCGCGAGGGATTCCTGCTCGCCCACGAGATCTCCTGCTATTCGCTGGTCGCCGTGGCCCGCGCGGTCACGCCCGTCATGCGTCAGGGCGGCTCCATCACGACGCTCACTTACCTGGGAAGCCAGCGGGTGCTGCCAAACTACAACGTGATGGGAGTGGCCAAGGCGGCGCTCGAGGCCAGCGTCCGGTATCTGGCCTCCGAGCTCGGCCCGCAGCAGATCCGCGTGAACGCCATCAGCGCGGGTCCGATCAAGACCGCTTCCGCCCGCGGCATCAAGGATTTCTCGAAAATTCTGGATGCTGTGACGGAAAAGGCGCCCCTGCGGCGTCCGACGGAGCCGGACGAGGTCGCCGACGCCGCCGTCTTTCTCGCCTCTCATCTCGGCCGCGGCGTCACAGGCAACATCCTCTACGTCGACTCCGGCTATCAGATCATGGGCATCTGA
- the miaA gene encoding tRNA dimethylallyltransferase has translation MNSGCGGPHPLLVILGPTCSGKSSLALEVAERTEGEIVNCDSLQLYRGMDIGTAKTPPAERRGVPHHLFDILEPWEVFSSWAYARAARDVLAGIRARGKLPVVAGGTGFYLRALLEGLPEAPPRDEALRARLVQKEQKRPGSLHRILRRLDPLTARSIHPNDVQKTVRALEVCLEARKPASEVFRAGRRPLEGFRTLKIGLRPPREALVERIRQRTRQMFAQGLVEEVRSLLARGVPADAKALEAIGYKEALACLQGSLAWEEAVEKAEIATRQYAKRQMTWFRREPDVVWLDGFGGDPGVKEAALQQVERFLGEVYSERQNGPRGSDV, from the coding sequence ATGAATTCCGGCTGCGGCGGCCCTCATCCCCTGCTGGTCATTCTCGGACCGACGTGCTCCGGCAAAAGCAGCCTCGCGCTCGAGGTGGCCGAGCGCACAGAAGGCGAAATCGTCAACTGCGATTCGCTGCAGCTGTACCGCGGCATGGACATCGGAACCGCGAAAACGCCGCCCGCGGAGCGCCGGGGGGTGCCGCACCACCTCTTCGACATTCTCGAGCCGTGGGAGGTGTTCAGTTCCTGGGCTTATGCGCGCGCCGCCCGGGACGTTCTCGCCGGGATCCGCGCGCGCGGCAAGCTCCCTGTCGTCGCTGGCGGCACGGGATTTTACCTGAGGGCTCTGCTCGAAGGGCTGCCGGAAGCGCCGCCGCGTGACGAGGCGTTGCGGGCGCGGCTGGTGCAGAAGGAACAGAAGCGCCCGGGCAGTCTGCACCGCATTCTGCGGCGCCTCGATCCGCTGACGGCGCGGTCCATTCACCCCAATGACGTGCAGAAAACCGTCCGCGCCCTAGAGGTCTGCCTCGAGGCGCGCAAGCCGGCTTCGGAAGTATTCCGCGCCGGGCGCAGGCCCCTGGAAGGATTCCGCACTCTGAAAATCGGCCTGCGTCCTCCACGCGAGGCGCTTGTCGAGAGAATCCGCCAACGCACGCGGCAGATGTTTGCGCAGGGGCTGGTGGAAGAAGTGCGCAGCCTCCTCGCGCGAGGCGTGCCGGCGGACGCCAAAGCGCTGGAAGCCATTGGATACAAGGAGGCTTTGGCCTGTCTGCAAGGCAGTCTCGCGTGGGAAGAGGCGGTTGAGAAGGCGGAGATCGCCACCCGTCAGTATGCCAAGCGCCAGATGACCTGGTTCCGCCGGGAACCGGATGTCGTCTGGCTGGACGGATTCGGTGGCGATCCCGGGGTGAAAGAAGCAGCCTTGCAGCAGGTGGAGAGGTTTCTCGGGGAAGTTTACAGCGAAAGACAGAACGGCCCGCGTGGTTCAGACGTCTGA